A portion of the Osmia lignaria lignaria isolate PbOS001 chromosome 15, iyOsmLign1, whole genome shotgun sequence genome contains these proteins:
- the LOC117600298 gene encoding uncharacterized protein LOC117600298 isoform X2 codes for MDIIRYCCSSSCISMATAGLEVREAGRALRVQTEAPHLVSMGSGRLSTAVTLHPLPEGKLTLGSSRDADIAVVGTGVESIHCAIENKNGVVTLHPINGNTAVDGVPINSPVRLAQGCMLSIGRSNYMRFNHPAEAKQLRSVLPHSRISMAPISFNLPEHQLQENYHLERKPPVAPRKSPRNSCSDDEIGFLGKLTKFEMLAKQNRNNCVSPKVFPAGAVTTNVPADQILGHSRSSSLISLKNGNNSPLQNLTNLERSRSNTPSFNSSSGPFLNTSSPGNCFVSSSPNHCTDENHQRTPSRSNTPNYQNCSTPNHNQIQVYSNAESYLKSYKPYYRENNNENSQSTQNLITKNTANQADMMSRSFTCQRSNDLDELTPREFDMSQSLIVTKTTTTEYLQLEKFGSNPNICNSSPNGNYGSLRNVSEAPKFGSNPNIKRIQPPSPAFNRNPKYNEPKRGFVRVKSPTPSIGSGCSLEELRERQIDAENKRREAESRRKQAQEERLREQEIERQEKMRLEEILAMCAEYERQSTMEKPRQPNRIKTNGSLPRDKRLGYSSPFDSPKSPSKNQPHFSFDAIKPPSNSASYENVCVQNSKMVFQNGNPQSTTPNNNQSVKWPNVLGNGDHSFSNSISHGRSSSYENATVDNSPLNNNSGNDKETSTYGTIQLNGTRINQQNGNLSLYENVVIGPVQNNNQNNHSMPKKNGQLSNSCEMIENKLAISNDDLLEAIEQLSMLSKSKEICTIPKKNNSEKDNAKSNEAKADKERKELEEEDRKKYIEFLQNEKLHILGNMDALKRSVADIEIQEEEISRELELEKALLSAEYESESLKLNQDEGEKIKVQMRINELERQMAEDNTTQANLQAEAKQRVQRAQQACNRLEEELTNCTDERMQQEVSEKLMAQQDILESERKAFEDLEFHHLEEEASKLATREELQRYLSELTAKIETRKARLNHLESQRSEAKSTATKDARSLERQKLAHLKRLEEGRNRVRAINDELTKLAQNCENSEEKRSPSREDFDRISRVTTDSPIVNNQGSLGRKTIESLKEIERNRQLHLAKQGSQVISEERRRVEELKRRVQDEVRSQWEERKMNCTSFNSVESGEESSSYSTGPTESGSGSSDSAEGGNSEKLSPSKLSELTSPSPGPSNNSYSLLQNDNMRDDRRTSMEGERLSNTSGGIIEGNGSRPLSQTSSEMDTLGPLQPVKHREKAKLQRPLTRYLPIKSESLDLRHHIETAGHHLPLIHDVTVDTTSCSGYLSKMSKKFHHWNKRWFVFDRKRKTLSYYSDSSSRKARGVIYFQAIEEVYVDHMNTVRSPQPSLTFIIKTSSRLYHLMAPSPEAMRVWVDVVFTGAEGYHEFDHGI; via the exons ATGGATATAATAAGATACTGTTGTTCCTCGTCATGCATCA gcaTGGCGACCGCCGGTCTTGAGGTGCGCGAAGCTGGACGAGCGCTGCGAGTACAAACGGAAGCTCCGCATCTCGTTTCCATGGGAAGCGGACGTTTATCCACCGCGGTGACCCTGCATCCTTTACCAGAAG GTAAGCTGACGCTAGGATCGAGTAGAGATGCGGACATTGCTGTGGTCGGTACAGGCGTTGAATCCATTCATTGCGCGATTGAAAACAAAAACGGCGTGGTCACTCTTCACCCCATAAATGGAAACACTGCTGTCGATGGTGTACCAATAAATTCGCCAGTGAGACTTGCTCAAG gcTGCATGTTATCAATCGGAAGATCGAACTACATGCGCTTCAACCATCCAGCAGAAGCAAAGCAACTAAGATCCGTGCTCCCACACTCAAGAATCTCAATGGCCCCCATAAGTTTCAACCTCCCCGAGCACCAGCTTCAGGAGAACTATCATCTGGAAAGAAAACCTCCTGTGGCGCCAAGGAAATCGCCAAGGAACTCCTGTTCGGATGATGAAATAGGTTTCCTTGGGAAACTCACAAAGTTCGAGATGCTTGCAAAGCAGAACAGAAACAATTGTGTCTCTCCGAAAGTATTCCCAGCCGGAGCTGTCACTACAAATGTGCCAGCTGATCAGATTCTAGGACACTCTAGGTCTTCCAGTTTGATCTCCCTGAAGAATGGCAACAATTCTCCTCTGCAGAACCTGACGAACTTAGAAAGAAGCCGTTCGAATACTCCGTCCTTTAATTCATCTTCAGGACCATTCCTTAATACATCTTCCCCTGGAAATTGCTTTGTTTCCTCCTCTCCGAATCATTGTACCGATGAAAATCATCAGAGAACACCCAGCAGATCTAATACTCCTAATTATCAGAATTGTTCCACGCCTAATCACAATCAGATCCAAGTATATTCTAATGCTGAATCCTACCTGAAAAGCTACAAGCCATATTACAGGGAGAACAATAACGAGAACAGTCAGAGTACTCAGAACCTGATCACCAAAAACACTGCCAATCAGGCTGACATGATGTCTAGAAGTTTCACTTGTCAAAGATCAAATGACCTTGATGAATTAACCCCTAGAGAGTTTGACATGAGTCAGAGTCTCATTGTCACAAAAACTACCACCACTGAGTACCTCCAGCTGGAGAAATTTGGTTCTAATCCTAATATCTGTAACAGCTCCCCCAATGGGAACTATGGGAGTCTGAGGAATGTATCAGAAGCGCCCAAGTTTGGTTCAAATCCAAATATCAAGAGGATACAACCACCCAGTCCAGCTTTCAATCGCAATCCAAAGTACAACGAACCCAAAAGGGGATTTGTAAGAGTGAAGAGTCCAACTCCAAGCATTGGAAGCGGTTGTTCCTTGGAGGAACTGAGGGAGAGACAGATTGACGCTGAGAATAAACGTAGAGAAGCTGAGAGCAGAAGGAAACAGGCTCAAGAGGAGAGACTGAGGGAGCAGGAGATTGAGAGACAGGAGAAGATGAGGCTGGAGGAGATTCTTGCTATGTGCGCAGAGTACGAGAGACAGAGCACCATGGAGAAGCCCAGACAACCTAACAG gaTCAAGACAAATGGTTCTCTTCCACGAGACAAAAGACTGGGCTACAGCTCTCCCTTCGACAGCCCCAAGAGTCCATCAAAGAATCAACCTCATTTCTCCTTCGACGCTATAAAACCACCATCAAACTCAGCATCATACGAAAATGTGTGTGTACAAAACTCGAAGATGGTCTTTCAAAATGGTAATCCACAATCAACCACGCCGAACAATAACCAATCAGTTAAATGGCCAAACGTTCTTGGCAACGGGGACCATAGTTTTTCCAATTCAATCTCGCACGGTCGTAGCTCCAGCTACGAGAACGCGACGGTTGATAATTCACCGTTAAACAATAATAGTGGAAACGACAAAGAAACTTCTACTTATGGAACGATCCAATTGAATGGAACAAGAATTAATCAACAGAATGGGAATTTAAGTCTATACGAGAATGTAGTGATAGGACCAGTTCagaataataatcaaaataatcATTCCATGCCAAAGAAGAATGGCCAGCTGTCGAATTCCTGCGAGATGATTGAAAATAAACTGGCCATTTCGAACGACGACCTTCTAGAGGCTATCGAGCAGCTTTCTATGCTTTCGAAATCTAAAGAAATTTGCACGATTCCGAAAAAGAATAACTCTGAGAAGGACAACGCGAAATCGAACGAGGCTAAGGCTgataaagagagaaaggaactTGAGGAAGAGGATAGGAAGAAGTATATTGAATTTCTTCAGAATGAGAAGCTGCATATTCTTGGTAATATGGATGCCTTGAAGAGGAGTGTAGCTGATATTGAGAtacaggaagaggaaattagTAGAGAG CTTGAATTGGAAAAAGCCTTGCTCTCTGCGGAATATGAATCAGAATCTTTGAAATTAAACCAAGATGAaggtgaaaaaataaaagtgcAAATGAGAATTAACGAATTGGAGAGACAAATGGCTGAGGATAATACTACTCAGGCGAATTTGCAAGCGGAAGCGAAGCAAAGAGTTCAGAGAGCTCAGCAAGCTTGTAATCGTTTAGAAGAAGAACTGACGAATTGCACGGATGAAAGGATGCAACAAGAAGTTAGCGAAAAGCTGATGGCTCAACAGGATATTCTTGAGTCTGAAAGAAAGGCCTTTGAGGATCTTGAGTTCCATCATCTTGAAGAAGAAGCAAGTAAACTTGCCACTAGAGAAGAATTACAAAG ATACTTGAGCGAACTGACAGCCAAAATAGAGACTAGAAAAGCTAGATTAAACCACCTTGAATCTCAGAGATCAGAAGCAAAAAGCACAGCGACTAAAGATGCCAGGAGCCTCGAAAGACAAAAGTTGGCGCATTTGAAGCGGTTAGAAGAA GGTCGAAACCGAGTTAGAGCGATCAACGACGAGCTGACAAAGTTGGCACAGAATTGCGAGAACAGCGAAGAGAAACGATCTCCGAGCAGGGAAGACTTCGACAGGATCTCCAGGGTCACTACTGACTCTCCCATTGTAAACAATCAGGGCAGCTTGGGAAGGAAGACTATCGAGTCCCTCAAGGAAATTGAGAGAAATCGACAGCTTCATTTAGCTAAACAAG GCAGCCAAGTGATTTCTGAAGAAAGACGAAGAGTAGAGGAGCTGAAACGAAGAGTTCAGGACGAAGTTAGGTCACAGTGGGAAGAAAGGAAGATGAATTGTACTTCTTTCAATAGCGTGGAGTCTGGCGAAGAATCCTCTAGTTATTCAACGGGACCAACTGAAAG cgGAAGTGGAAGCAGTGACAGTGCAGAGGGTGGAAATAGCGAGAAATTATCTCCCAGCAAACTTTCGGAACTTACGTCACCCAGTCCAGGACCTTCGAACAATTCCTACAGTCTCCTCCAAAATGATAAC atgagaGACGACCGAAGAACATCAATGGAAGGCGAGAGACTCAGCAACACCAGTGGAGGAATAATAGAAGGAAACGGAAGTCGGCCTCTTTCACAGACCTCTAGCGAAATGGACACCCTGGGTCCATTGCAACCAGTCAAACACCGTGAAAAGGCAAAACTACAG AGACCACTCACAAGATACCTTCCCATCAAGTCGGAGTCCTTGGACCTGAGGCATCATATCGAGACTGCAGGCCATCATTTACCCCTCATACATGATGTCACAGTGGATACTACCAGCTGCAGTGGTTATTTGTCCAAAATGAGCAAGAAATTCCATCATTGGAACAAACGGTGGTTCGTGTTTGATAGGAAAAGAAAGACACTGTCATATTACAGTGATAGCTCTTCCAGGAAAGCTCGAGGAGTGATTTATTTCCAG GCTATAGAGGAAGTATACGTGGATCATATGAACACTGTGAGATCACCACAACCATCATTGACATTCATTATCAAAACATCATCAAGATTGTACCATTTAATGGCGCCAAGTCCAGAGGCTATGCGAGTTTGGGTGGACGTCGTGTTCACTGGTGCTGAGGGTTATCATGAATTTGATCATGGTATTTGA
- the LOC117600298 gene encoding uncharacterized protein LOC117600298 isoform X1: MDIIRYCCSSSCISMATAGLEVREAGRALRVQTEAPHLVSMGSGRLSTAVTLHPLPEGKLTLGSSRDADIAVVGTGVESIHCAIENKNGVVTLHPINGNTAVDGVPINSPVRLAQGCMLSIGRSNYMRFNHPAEAKQLRSVLPHSRISMAPISFNLPEHQLQENYHLERKPPVAPRKSPRNSCSDDEIGFLGKLTKFEMLAKQNRNNCVSPKVFPAGAVTTNVPADQILGHSRSSSLISLKNGNNSPLQNLTNLERSRSNTPSFNSSSGPFLNTSSPGNCFVSSSPNHCTDENHQRTPSRSNTPNYQNCSTPNHNQIQVYSNAESYLKSYKPYYRENNNENSQSTQNLITKNTANQADMMSRSFTCQRSNDLDELTPREFDMSQSLIVTKTTTTEYLQLEKFGSNPNICNSSPNGNYGSLRNVSEAPKFGSNPNIKRIQPPSPAFNRNPKYNEPKRGFVRVKSPTPSIGSGCSLEELRERQIDAENKRREAESRRKQAQEERLREQEIERQEKMRLEEILAMCAEYERQSTMEKPRQPNRIKTNGSLPRDKRLGYSSPFDSPKSPSKNQPHFSFDAIKPPSNSASYENVCVQNSKMVFQNGNPQSTTPNNNQSVKWPNVLGNGDHSFSNSISHGRSSSYENATVDNSPLNNNSGNDKETSTYGTIQLNGTRINQQNGNLSLYENVVIGPVQNNNQNNHSMPKKNGQLSNSCEMIENKLAISNDDLLEAIEQLSMLSKSKEICTIPKKNNSEKDNAKSNEAKADKERKELEEEDRKKYIEFLQNEKLHILGNMDALKRSVADIEIQEEEISRELELEKALLSAEYESESLKLNQDEGEKIKVQMRINELERQMAEDNTTQANLQAEAKQRVQRAQQACNRLEEELTNCTDERMQQEVSEKLMAQQDILESERKAFEDLEFHHLEEEASKLATREELQRYLSELTAKIETRKARLNHLESQRSEAKSTATKDARSLERQKLAHLKRLEEGRNRVRAINDELTKLAQNCENSEEKRSPSREDFDRISRVTTDSPIVNNQGSLGRKTIESLKEIERNRQLHLAKQGSQVISEERRRVEELKRRVQDEVRSQWEERKMNCTSFNSVESGEESSSYSTGPTESGSGSSDSAEGGNSEKLSPSKLSELTSPSPGPSNNSYSLLQNDNMRDDRRTSMEGERLSNTSGGIIEGNGSRPLSQTSSEMDTLGPLQPVKHREKAKLQLLLQRPLTRYLPIKSESLDLRHHIETAGHHLPLIHDVTVDTTSCSGYLSKMSKKFHHWNKRWFVFDRKRKTLSYYSDSSSRKARGVIYFQAIEEVYVDHMNTVRSPQPSLTFIIKTSSRLYHLMAPSPEAMRVWVDVVFTGAEGYHEFDHGI; the protein is encoded by the exons ATGGATATAATAAGATACTGTTGTTCCTCGTCATGCATCA gcaTGGCGACCGCCGGTCTTGAGGTGCGCGAAGCTGGACGAGCGCTGCGAGTACAAACGGAAGCTCCGCATCTCGTTTCCATGGGAAGCGGACGTTTATCCACCGCGGTGACCCTGCATCCTTTACCAGAAG GTAAGCTGACGCTAGGATCGAGTAGAGATGCGGACATTGCTGTGGTCGGTACAGGCGTTGAATCCATTCATTGCGCGATTGAAAACAAAAACGGCGTGGTCACTCTTCACCCCATAAATGGAAACACTGCTGTCGATGGTGTACCAATAAATTCGCCAGTGAGACTTGCTCAAG gcTGCATGTTATCAATCGGAAGATCGAACTACATGCGCTTCAACCATCCAGCAGAAGCAAAGCAACTAAGATCCGTGCTCCCACACTCAAGAATCTCAATGGCCCCCATAAGTTTCAACCTCCCCGAGCACCAGCTTCAGGAGAACTATCATCTGGAAAGAAAACCTCCTGTGGCGCCAAGGAAATCGCCAAGGAACTCCTGTTCGGATGATGAAATAGGTTTCCTTGGGAAACTCACAAAGTTCGAGATGCTTGCAAAGCAGAACAGAAACAATTGTGTCTCTCCGAAAGTATTCCCAGCCGGAGCTGTCACTACAAATGTGCCAGCTGATCAGATTCTAGGACACTCTAGGTCTTCCAGTTTGATCTCCCTGAAGAATGGCAACAATTCTCCTCTGCAGAACCTGACGAACTTAGAAAGAAGCCGTTCGAATACTCCGTCCTTTAATTCATCTTCAGGACCATTCCTTAATACATCTTCCCCTGGAAATTGCTTTGTTTCCTCCTCTCCGAATCATTGTACCGATGAAAATCATCAGAGAACACCCAGCAGATCTAATACTCCTAATTATCAGAATTGTTCCACGCCTAATCACAATCAGATCCAAGTATATTCTAATGCTGAATCCTACCTGAAAAGCTACAAGCCATATTACAGGGAGAACAATAACGAGAACAGTCAGAGTACTCAGAACCTGATCACCAAAAACACTGCCAATCAGGCTGACATGATGTCTAGAAGTTTCACTTGTCAAAGATCAAATGACCTTGATGAATTAACCCCTAGAGAGTTTGACATGAGTCAGAGTCTCATTGTCACAAAAACTACCACCACTGAGTACCTCCAGCTGGAGAAATTTGGTTCTAATCCTAATATCTGTAACAGCTCCCCCAATGGGAACTATGGGAGTCTGAGGAATGTATCAGAAGCGCCCAAGTTTGGTTCAAATCCAAATATCAAGAGGATACAACCACCCAGTCCAGCTTTCAATCGCAATCCAAAGTACAACGAACCCAAAAGGGGATTTGTAAGAGTGAAGAGTCCAACTCCAAGCATTGGAAGCGGTTGTTCCTTGGAGGAACTGAGGGAGAGACAGATTGACGCTGAGAATAAACGTAGAGAAGCTGAGAGCAGAAGGAAACAGGCTCAAGAGGAGAGACTGAGGGAGCAGGAGATTGAGAGACAGGAGAAGATGAGGCTGGAGGAGATTCTTGCTATGTGCGCAGAGTACGAGAGACAGAGCACCATGGAGAAGCCCAGACAACCTAACAG gaTCAAGACAAATGGTTCTCTTCCACGAGACAAAAGACTGGGCTACAGCTCTCCCTTCGACAGCCCCAAGAGTCCATCAAAGAATCAACCTCATTTCTCCTTCGACGCTATAAAACCACCATCAAACTCAGCATCATACGAAAATGTGTGTGTACAAAACTCGAAGATGGTCTTTCAAAATGGTAATCCACAATCAACCACGCCGAACAATAACCAATCAGTTAAATGGCCAAACGTTCTTGGCAACGGGGACCATAGTTTTTCCAATTCAATCTCGCACGGTCGTAGCTCCAGCTACGAGAACGCGACGGTTGATAATTCACCGTTAAACAATAATAGTGGAAACGACAAAGAAACTTCTACTTATGGAACGATCCAATTGAATGGAACAAGAATTAATCAACAGAATGGGAATTTAAGTCTATACGAGAATGTAGTGATAGGACCAGTTCagaataataatcaaaataatcATTCCATGCCAAAGAAGAATGGCCAGCTGTCGAATTCCTGCGAGATGATTGAAAATAAACTGGCCATTTCGAACGACGACCTTCTAGAGGCTATCGAGCAGCTTTCTATGCTTTCGAAATCTAAAGAAATTTGCACGATTCCGAAAAAGAATAACTCTGAGAAGGACAACGCGAAATCGAACGAGGCTAAGGCTgataaagagagaaaggaactTGAGGAAGAGGATAGGAAGAAGTATATTGAATTTCTTCAGAATGAGAAGCTGCATATTCTTGGTAATATGGATGCCTTGAAGAGGAGTGTAGCTGATATTGAGAtacaggaagaggaaattagTAGAGAG CTTGAATTGGAAAAAGCCTTGCTCTCTGCGGAATATGAATCAGAATCTTTGAAATTAAACCAAGATGAaggtgaaaaaataaaagtgcAAATGAGAATTAACGAATTGGAGAGACAAATGGCTGAGGATAATACTACTCAGGCGAATTTGCAAGCGGAAGCGAAGCAAAGAGTTCAGAGAGCTCAGCAAGCTTGTAATCGTTTAGAAGAAGAACTGACGAATTGCACGGATGAAAGGATGCAACAAGAAGTTAGCGAAAAGCTGATGGCTCAACAGGATATTCTTGAGTCTGAAAGAAAGGCCTTTGAGGATCTTGAGTTCCATCATCTTGAAGAAGAAGCAAGTAAACTTGCCACTAGAGAAGAATTACAAAG ATACTTGAGCGAACTGACAGCCAAAATAGAGACTAGAAAAGCTAGATTAAACCACCTTGAATCTCAGAGATCAGAAGCAAAAAGCACAGCGACTAAAGATGCCAGGAGCCTCGAAAGACAAAAGTTGGCGCATTTGAAGCGGTTAGAAGAA GGTCGAAACCGAGTTAGAGCGATCAACGACGAGCTGACAAAGTTGGCACAGAATTGCGAGAACAGCGAAGAGAAACGATCTCCGAGCAGGGAAGACTTCGACAGGATCTCCAGGGTCACTACTGACTCTCCCATTGTAAACAATCAGGGCAGCTTGGGAAGGAAGACTATCGAGTCCCTCAAGGAAATTGAGAGAAATCGACAGCTTCATTTAGCTAAACAAG GCAGCCAAGTGATTTCTGAAGAAAGACGAAGAGTAGAGGAGCTGAAACGAAGAGTTCAGGACGAAGTTAGGTCACAGTGGGAAGAAAGGAAGATGAATTGTACTTCTTTCAATAGCGTGGAGTCTGGCGAAGAATCCTCTAGTTATTCAACGGGACCAACTGAAAG cgGAAGTGGAAGCAGTGACAGTGCAGAGGGTGGAAATAGCGAGAAATTATCTCCCAGCAAACTTTCGGAACTTACGTCACCCAGTCCAGGACCTTCGAACAATTCCTACAGTCTCCTCCAAAATGATAAC atgagaGACGACCGAAGAACATCAATGGAAGGCGAGAGACTCAGCAACACCAGTGGAGGAATAATAGAAGGAAACGGAAGTCGGCCTCTTTCACAGACCTCTAGCGAAATGGACACCCTGGGTCCATTGCAACCAGTCAAACACCGTGAAAAGGCAAAACTACAG TTACTCCTACAGAGACCACTCACAAGATACCTTCCCATCAAGTCGGAGTCCTTGGACCTGAGGCATCATATCGAGACTGCAGGCCATCATTTACCCCTCATACATGATGTCACAGTGGATACTACCAGCTGCAGTGGTTATTTGTCCAAAATGAGCAAGAAATTCCATCATTGGAACAAACGGTGGTTCGTGTTTGATAGGAAAAGAAAGACACTGTCATATTACAGTGATAGCTCTTCCAGGAAAGCTCGAGGAGTGATTTATTTCCAG GCTATAGAGGAAGTATACGTGGATCATATGAACACTGTGAGATCACCACAACCATCATTGACATTCATTATCAAAACATCATCAAGATTGTACCATTTAATGGCGCCAAGTCCAGAGGCTATGCGAGTTTGGGTGGACGTCGTGTTCACTGGTGCTGAGGGTTATCATGAATTTGATCATGGTATTTGA